The genomic interval ACCTACGAGGTGGACACGGTGGCGGAGCACGCCGCCATGATGGGAGCCGAGCGCACCACGAAGTTGTACTCCCGGTTCGGGAGTCCGACCGTGCGCGAGTTTGAGGACGCCATCGCCGAGATGGAGGGGGCGGAGGCGGCGTTGGCGGCCGCGTCGGGCATGGGCACCGTCACGGCGGTGCTGCTGGCACTGTGCTCACAGGGCGACCACGTCGTGGCGACCAACCAAGTGTTCTCGGTGACCTACGGTCTGCTGGCCTTTCACCTCCCTCGCTTCGGCATCGAGGTGACCTTCGTGGACGGGACCGATGCCGAGGCCATCGCCGCCGCGGTGATCCCCGGGCGCACCCAGGTGGTGTTTGTGGAGACACCGGCCAACCCGGCGCTCTCCATCGTGGACCTCGACGTCTTGGGGGCGCTGGCGGGTCCGATCACCGTGGTGGACTCAACCCTGGCTGGCCCCACGGTGCAGCACCCCCTGGAGCACGGGGTGGACTTGGTGGTCCATGCCGCCACCAAGGGCATCGCCGGGCACAACGACAGCCTGCTCGGGGTGGTGGCGGGCAACCGTGATCTGATCGATGTGATCTGGGGCTGGCAGTCGACCATGGGGGCCCAGGCTTCCCCCTTTGATGCGTGGAACGCGTTGCGGGGCCTGCGGACGCTCCCGATTCGTGCCCAGCGGCAGGCGGCATCGGCGGGGGAGTTGGCCGCCTTCCTGGAAGGGCATGCGGCTATTGAATCGGTGGCGTACCCGTTCCTGCCCAGCCATCGGCAATACGACCTGGCGAAGCGGCAGATGACTAGCGGTGGTTCCATGGTGGCCTTCGAGGTGCGCGGCGGTGCGGAAGCCACCATCGCCTTCATCGACCACTGCCGACTGGCGCGCATTGCTCTCTCGCTCGGCGGCCCCGAAACCCTGCTTACCCACCCCGCCACGGTGTCGGCCCGCTACAGCCCCGCCGAGCGGGCCGACCTTGGGATCACCGATGGGTTGGTGCGCATGTCGGTGGGGCTCGAGCACGTGGATGATCTGCGGGCCGATCTCGGTCAGGCGCTGGGCGGTTCCTGAGTCCGCTCAGGATGAGGGCCGGAGGTTAGGTAAAGAACTGGGCCAAGGCGGCCCGGTTTTCTTCGGAACCCACCATGCGAAGGAACTCGTTGTCCTCGCGCGCCCGGGCGGCTCGCACGGCGTCGAGTCGTCCGGCGACCATGAGGCGTTTGGTGGTCTGTAGCGAGTCCACCGGCATCGCACCGATCTGGCGAGCGACCATCATCGTCTCGGGTAGGAGAGCCTCAGGGGTGGTGA from Acidimicrobiia bacterium carries:
- a CDS encoding aminotransferase class I/II-fold pyridoxal phosphate-dependent enzyme gives rise to the protein TYEVDTVAEHAAMMGAERTTKLYSRFGSPTVREFEDAIAEMEGAEAALAAASGMGTVTAVLLALCSQGDHVVATNQVFSVTYGLLAFHLPRFGIEVTFVDGTDAEAIAAAVIPGRTQVVFVETPANPALSIVDLDVLGALAGPITVVDSTLAGPTVQHPLEHGVDLVVHAATKGIAGHNDSLLGVVAGNRDLIDVIWGWQSTMGAQASPFDAWNALRGLRTLPIRAQRQAASAGELAAFLEGHAAIESVAYPFLPSHRQYDLAKRQMTSGGSMVAFEVRGGAEATIAFIDHCRLARIALSLGGPETLLTHPATVSARYSPAERADLGITDGLVRMSVGLEHVDDLRADLGQALGGS